In one window of Microbacterium profundi DNA:
- a CDS encoding alpha-hydroxy acid oxidase, translating into MVTRQVPKPSELLELMKFKKPELDGRKRRLDAALTIGDLRTIAKRRTPKAAFDYTDGAAEGELSLTRARQAFQDVEFHPGIFKPAPDVDTSVDILGGPSALPFGIAPTGFTRLMQTEGEEAGAGAAAAAGIPFTLSTLGTTSIEGVKAATLRERQGPIPGRNWFQLYVMRDREISYELTRRAAGAGFDTLQFTVDTPVAGARLRDKRNGFSIPPQLTLGTIVNAIPRPWWWWDFLTTPKLEFASLSTTGGTVGELLDAAMDPTISYDDLAVIRDLWPGKIVIKGVQNVEDSVRLRDAGVDGIVLSNHGGRQLDRAPIPFHLLPNVRKEVGDDFTVMVDTGIMNGADIVASVALGADFTLIGRAYLYGLMAGGRQGVDRTIAILRTEIERTMRLLGVASLAELEPGHVTQLTRLVPVSG; encoded by the coding sequence ATGGTCACCCGCCAGGTACCCAAGCCCTCGGAGCTCCTCGAGCTCATGAAGTTCAAGAAGCCGGAGCTGGACGGACGCAAGCGCCGCCTCGACGCGGCCCTCACGATCGGCGACCTGCGCACGATTGCGAAGCGCCGCACACCCAAGGCTGCGTTCGACTACACCGACGGCGCCGCGGAGGGCGAGCTGTCGCTGACGCGCGCGCGACAGGCGTTCCAGGACGTGGAGTTCCACCCTGGCATCTTCAAGCCGGCGCCCGACGTCGACACTTCGGTCGACATCCTCGGCGGGCCGAGCGCCTTGCCCTTCGGCATCGCTCCGACCGGCTTCACCCGTCTCATGCAGACCGAGGGCGAAGAAGCCGGCGCGGGCGCAGCAGCGGCCGCCGGCATCCCGTTCACGCTCTCCACGCTCGGCACCACGTCGATCGAGGGCGTGAAAGCGGCGACCCTTCGAGAGCGGCAGGGACCGATCCCCGGACGCAACTGGTTCCAGTTGTACGTCATGCGCGACCGCGAGATCTCCTACGAGCTCACCCGTCGCGCTGCTGGCGCGGGATTCGACACTCTGCAGTTCACGGTCGACACCCCGGTCGCCGGCGCGCGTCTGCGCGACAAGCGCAACGGATTCTCGATCCCGCCGCAGCTCACGCTCGGTACGATCGTCAATGCGATTCCCCGCCCCTGGTGGTGGTGGGACTTCCTCACCACGCCGAAGCTCGAGTTCGCCTCCCTCAGCACCACGGGTGGCACGGTCGGTGAACTGCTGGATGCTGCGATGGACCCGACGATCAGCTACGACGACCTGGCCGTCATCCGCGACCTGTGGCCGGGCAAGATCGTCATCAAGGGCGTGCAGAACGTCGAGGACTCGGTGCGACTGCGCGATGCCGGCGTCGACGGCATCGTGCTGTCGAATCACGGCGGTCGTCAGCTCGACCGGGCGCCCATCCCCTTCCATCTGCTGCCGAACGTCCGCAAGGAGGTCGGCGACGATTTCACCGTCATGGTCGACACCGGCATCATGAACGGCGCCGACATCGTGGCATCCGTCGCTCTCGGTGCAGACTTCACCCTCATCGGGCGCGCGTACCTGTACGGGCTGATGGCGGGCGGACGCCAGGGCGTGGATCGCACGATCGCCATCCTGCGCACCGAGATCGAGCGCACCATGCGTCTGCTCGGCGTCGCGTCCCTCGCCGAGCTCGAGCCCGGGCATGTGACGCAGCTCACGCGACTCGTGCCGGTGTCGGGTTGA
- a CDS encoding metallophosphoesterase has translation MLVAGQRTAHPALIALGAVGAVGAACAVWGIGIERYLFTVREASVKALPPGSPSIRILHVSDAHMAPWQHRKQDWLSSLAELEPDLIVNTGDNLGHRDGLQGIRRSFDAFAGIPGVFVHGSNDVYGPSPRNPLRYFAGPSKRHQEPEHLDTDALDAYFIDELGWTDLNNTAARLKVAGTDVDLFGVDDAHRDWDELEAVPAAIESLGARDENAPLLGVTHAPYQRVLNTFTDLGAQAIFGGHTHGGQVCLPGFGTLVANCDIPLKQAKGLSTWTHDGRSIPLNVSAGCGHSIYAPVRFACRPETTLLTLTARDTPA, from the coding sequence GTGCTCGTAGCGGGTCAGCGCACCGCCCACCCGGCCCTCATCGCGCTCGGCGCGGTGGGGGCCGTCGGCGCCGCCTGCGCGGTATGGGGCATCGGCATCGAGCGCTACCTGTTCACCGTCAGGGAGGCCTCAGTCAAGGCTCTGCCCCCGGGGTCGCCGTCGATCCGGATCCTGCACGTCTCCGATGCCCATATGGCACCGTGGCAGCACCGCAAGCAGGACTGGCTCTCGTCGCTCGCCGAACTGGAGCCCGACCTCATCGTCAACACCGGCGACAATCTCGGTCACCGCGACGGCCTGCAGGGCATCCGTCGCTCTTTCGACGCGTTCGCGGGCATCCCGGGCGTGTTCGTGCACGGCTCGAACGATGTCTACGGGCCCTCGCCGCGCAATCCGCTGCGTTACTTCGCCGGGCCTTCGAAACGCCACCAGGAGCCTGAGCACCTCGACACGGATGCGCTCGACGCGTACTTCATCGATGAGCTCGGCTGGACCGATCTCAACAACACGGCCGCGCGGCTGAAGGTCGCCGGCACCGACGTCGACCTGTTCGGCGTCGACGACGCGCACCGCGACTGGGACGAGCTCGAGGCCGTGCCGGCTGCCATCGAGTCACTCGGTGCTCGTGATGAGAACGCTCCCCTGCTGGGTGTCACGCATGCGCCGTACCAGCGCGTGCTCAACACGTTCACCGACCTCGGCGCGCAGGCGATCTTCGGCGGGCACACGCACGGCGGCCAGGTCTGCCTGCCCGGTTTCGGCACGCTGGTCGCGAACTGCGACATCCCGCTGAAGCAGGCCAAGGGCCTCAGCACCTGGACGCACGACGGACGCAGCATCCCGCTGAACGTCAGCGCCGGCTGCGGCCACTCGATCTACGCTCCGGTACGCTTCGCCTGCCGTCCGGAGACGACTCTCCTGACGCTCACGGCGCGGGACACGCCCGCGTGA
- a CDS encoding HAD-IIB family hydrolase, producing MTTPRLVAFDLDDTLAPSKSAIDPRIATQLLELLRRVDVAIISGGNEQQFRTQVISQLGDADATDLGRLHLLPTCGTRYLRHDGVGFDTVYAHDLSDEQKSAALKALREEAERLGLWEQNPWGEILEDRGSQITFSALGQKAPHEAKQAWDPTGAKRGLLRAAVAARLPELEVRSGGSTSIDITLAGIDKAHGMKALAEHTGIPLSDMLFYGDRLDEGGNDYPVKALGVRSIAVTGWEHTTTELDALIPTL from the coding sequence ATGACCACTCCCCGCCTCGTCGCATTCGACCTCGATGACACCCTCGCTCCGTCCAAGAGCGCCATCGATCCTCGGATCGCCACTCAGTTGCTCGAGCTCCTGCGCCGCGTGGACGTCGCGATCATCTCCGGCGGTAACGAACAGCAGTTCCGCACTCAGGTGATCTCTCAGCTCGGCGATGCCGATGCGACGGATCTCGGCCGCCTGCATCTGCTGCCGACGTGCGGCACACGGTACCTCCGCCACGACGGCGTCGGGTTCGACACCGTGTACGCGCACGACCTCTCGGACGAGCAGAAGTCCGCCGCACTGAAGGCGCTTCGTGAAGAGGCGGAACGCCTCGGACTGTGGGAGCAGAACCCCTGGGGCGAGATCCTCGAGGACCGCGGCTCGCAGATCACCTTCTCGGCGCTCGGGCAGAAGGCCCCGCACGAGGCGAAGCAGGCATGGGATCCGACCGGCGCCAAGCGCGGGCTGCTGCGTGCTGCGGTGGCGGCTCGTCTTCCTGAACTCGAGGTGCGCTCTGGCGGTTCGACCTCGATCGACATCACCCTCGCGGGCATCGACAAGGCGCACGGTATGAAGGCTCTCGCCGAGCACACCGGCATCCCGCTGAGTGACATGCTGTTCTACGGCGATCGCCTCGACGAGGGCGGCAACGACTATCCGGTCAAGGCGCTCGGCGTCCGTTCGATCGCCGTCACCGGGTGGGAGCACACGACGACCGAACTGGACGCGCTGATCCCCACGCTGTAG